In the genome of Deinococcus deserti VCD115, one region contains:
- the mutS gene encoding DNA mismatch repair protein MutS has product MRAAQSVLKGTGSGSLPPMLDQYVRMRDEVAQQLPHAILLFQVGDFYETFGEDAERTARLLSLALTHKTSKDFSTPMAGIPVRALDQNVEKLLAAGVCVAVADQMEEAGTGLVDRKVTQLLTPGTVTEERHLGADENYLAAVATGDGYALALLDVSTGDFRAAAFHTRVALYDELGRHRAREVLLAPELAGNPALLSDFQGRFPVMLSPANFAEDASRAELHRTLGEVPGSLNSAALVRACGAILGYARMAQQGQLAMVRRVVRFEPGAHMRLPEAAVRALELFQAQSPQGVTLMDVLCQTRTAGGRRRLRAWLRAPLLDELSIQARLDSVQALTRAPDLRGSVRSLLYRAHDLERLAARVATRRASPREVASLARTLDLLPDAVTLLAGQDGLLAGVHTRLSSLPDVVTRIRAAMVDDPPLRLGDGGLIRDGFHAELDELRAGALAHREWLAQLEITERERTGISSLKVGFNNVFGYYLEVTGPHLSKVPPDYRQVATLKDRARFTRPDLREREREIARLEAAASRLEIEVFTELRDALSAHAEALSEAAGALAELDVLSALAELAVESGWTRPRTTDGETRLVQARHPVVERSAGGRFVPNDAQLGTGRHTLLLTGPNMAGKSTYLRTVALCALLHQIGSFVPADRAELPVYDAIHTRIGASDDLAGGRSTFMVEMSELAAILHGATHRSLVILDEVGRGTSTLDGLAIAHAALEHLHATRAHTLFATHYFELTRLEADFPGLVNLHVAAEEDAAGSGGLTFYHQVVPGAARQSYGVEVARLAGLPAPVTHRAAQLLTSLNAQGDDRRLIRELAALDLSRLTPMQALEVLHSWQRAATTGVPETVEG; this is encoded by the coding sequence ATGCGAGCAGCGCAGAGTGTATTGAAAGGAACCGGGTCGGGGTCGCTGCCGCCGATGCTGGATCAATATGTGCGCATGCGGGACGAAGTTGCCCAGCAGTTGCCTCATGCCATCTTGCTGTTTCAGGTCGGGGACTTTTACGAGACATTCGGTGAGGATGCCGAACGGACCGCCCGTCTATTGAGTCTGGCCCTGACCCACAAGACCAGTAAGGACTTCAGCACCCCCATGGCCGGCATTCCGGTGCGCGCGCTGGACCAGAACGTGGAAAAGCTCCTTGCGGCTGGCGTCTGTGTGGCGGTGGCCGATCAGATGGAAGAAGCCGGAACGGGGCTGGTGGACCGCAAGGTCACGCAGCTCCTGACCCCCGGTACCGTGACCGAGGAACGGCACCTGGGCGCTGACGAGAACTATCTGGCGGCAGTGGCCACGGGCGATGGCTACGCGCTGGCCCTGCTGGACGTCAGCACCGGAGATTTCCGGGCGGCGGCGTTTCATACCCGGGTGGCCCTGTATGACGAACTGGGCCGCCACCGTGCCCGAGAGGTGCTGCTGGCACCGGAGCTGGCCGGGAATCCGGCGTTGCTTTCGGACTTTCAGGGACGCTTTCCGGTGATGCTCTCGCCGGCCAATTTTGCCGAGGACGCCAGCCGGGCAGAGCTGCACAGGACCCTGGGCGAGGTGCCCGGGTCACTGAACTCGGCGGCCCTGGTCCGGGCCTGCGGGGCCATTCTGGGCTACGCGCGCATGGCCCAGCAGGGCCAGCTGGCCATGGTCCGGCGGGTGGTGCGCTTTGAACCTGGCGCTCACATGCGTCTGCCTGAAGCTGCGGTGCGGGCGCTTGAGCTGTTCCAGGCGCAGTCGCCACAGGGCGTGACCCTGATGGACGTGCTGTGCCAGACGCGGACGGCGGGCGGAAGAAGGCGGCTGCGCGCCTGGCTGCGAGCGCCGCTGCTGGATGAGTTGAGCATCCAGGCCCGGCTCGACAGCGTCCAGGCCCTGACCCGTGCGCCGGATCTGCGCGGCAGCGTGCGCTCGCTGCTCTACCGTGCCCACGACCTCGAACGCCTGGCGGCCCGGGTCGCGACCCGGCGCGCGTCTCCCAGGGAGGTAGCGTCCCTGGCGCGCACACTGGATCTGCTGCCCGACGCCGTGACACTGCTGGCTGGACAGGACGGACTGCTCGCGGGAGTACACACCCGGCTCTCGTCCCTGCCGGATGTGGTCACGCGCATCCGGGCCGCGATGGTGGACGACCCACCGCTGCGGCTTGGGGATGGAGGGCTGATCCGCGACGGCTTTCACGCCGAACTCGACGAGCTGCGTGCCGGAGCCCTGGCCCACCGCGAGTGGCTGGCGCAGCTGGAGATCACGGAGCGGGAGCGCACCGGAATTTCCAGTCTGAAGGTCGGCTTCAACAATGTTTTTGGCTATTACCTGGAAGTCACCGGGCCTCACCTGAGCAAGGTGCCGCCGGATTACCGTCAGGTGGCGACCCTCAAGGACCGGGCGCGTTTTACCCGTCCGGACCTGCGCGAGCGCGAGCGCGAAATTGCCCGGCTGGAGGCAGCGGCCAGCCGCCTGGAAATAGAGGTCTTTACGGAGTTGCGCGACGCCCTGTCGGCCCACGCTGAGGCGCTGAGTGAAGCTGCTGGTGCACTGGCCGAGCTGGACGTGCTCTCGGCCCTGGCAGAACTGGCGGTAGAAAGCGGCTGGACCCGGCCCCGGACCACGGACGGCGAGACCCGGCTGGTGCAGGCGCGCCACCCGGTCGTGGAGCGGTCGGCAGGCGGGCGTTTTGTGCCCAACGACGCGCAGCTGGGCACAGGTCGCCATACCCTGCTGCTGACCGGGCCGAATATGGCCGGTAAGAGTACGTATCTGCGGACGGTGGCCCTGTGCGCGCTGCTGCACCAGATCGGATCCTTCGTGCCCGCAGACCGCGCAGAGCTGCCCGTATATGACGCGATTCACACCCGCATCGGCGCCTCTGACGATCTGGCCGGCGGCCGCAGCACCTTTATGGTCGAAATGAGCGAGCTGGCCGCCATCCTGCACGGCGCCACCCACCGCAGTCTGGTCATCCTGGATGAAGTGGGCCGGGGAACCAGCACCCTCGACGGGCTGGCCATCGCGCACGCCGCGCTTGAACACCTACATGCCACCCGCGCCCACACGCTGTTTGCCACCCATTATTTCGAACTGACACGCCTGGAAGCTGACTTTCCGGGACTGGTCAACCTGCACGTGGCCGCCGAGGAAGATGCGGCGGGCTCGGGGGGGCTGACCTTCTACCATCAGGTGGTGCCTGGAGCGGCCCGGCAGAGTTACGGTGTTGAAGTCGCACGTCTGGCGGGGCTTCCCGCCCCGGTCACCCACCGGGCGGCTCAGCTGCTGACCTCATTGAACGCCCAGGGCGACGACCGCCGGCTGATCCGCGAACTCGCAGCCCTGGACCTCAGCCGCCTGACGCCGATGCAGGCGCTGGAGGTCCTGCACAGCTGGCAGAGGGCCGCGACAACAGGCGTCCCGGAAACCGTCGAGGGCTAG
- a CDS encoding DUF2254 domain-containing protein, whose product MLHSLWFLPSLMVVLAVLLAVLTIRIDGMLRHSGPPRLLLFPGGVEGARSLLGGIASSLFGVAGTVFTITITALSIASAQMGPRLMESFTRDWRNSVSLGTFLGTVAYTFTILRSVPSDSSQTDFIPHLGVYLALLFTFISVIVLIYFIHHVATSINVGYVISSVHDDLCRTLLTQTVQGQRHDQPHLLPPEWKEQDIVYAPRSGYLQSVDTDALVHLAVSHGVTVCLLVRAGDFIMKDVPVAWVTPQACKGIPRTLTIGKTRTTNQDIEYAARKLVEVASRALSPAMNDPYTAMTVLDHLGDALVSLQNRGLINGQFEREGQVRLIMPQPEFSGLVETMFNMIRQYGRTHPSVMIRMLEVLTRSAAALVDPDRRSVLQTHADLVYKEALEHTEAQHDRDALERRYQRFVSVCNDARRLLDPGRPLPVQIHE is encoded by the coding sequence ATGCTGCACAGCCTGTGGTTTCTGCCCAGCCTGATGGTCGTCCTTGCAGTGCTGCTGGCTGTCCTGACCATCCGGATAGACGGGATGCTGCGCCACTCTGGTCCGCCCCGGCTTCTCCTGTTTCCCGGAGGCGTGGAAGGCGCCCGGTCCCTGCTGGGAGGCATCGCGTCCTCCTTATTCGGTGTTGCAGGTACAGTTTTTACCATTACGATCACCGCGCTGAGCATTGCTTCGGCCCAGATGGGTCCGCGGCTGATGGAGAGCTTTACACGTGACTGGCGCAACAGCGTCTCTCTGGGAACGTTCCTGGGAACCGTCGCCTATACGTTCACGATCCTACGGTCGGTTCCCAGCGACAGCAGCCAGACTGATTTCATCCCACATCTAGGCGTATATCTGGCGCTGCTGTTCACGTTTATAAGCGTCATCGTGCTGATCTACTTTATTCATCACGTGGCCACGAGCATCAACGTGGGATACGTCATAAGCTCGGTCCACGATGACCTGTGCCGGACGCTGCTTACCCAGACGGTCCAGGGACAGCGCCACGACCAGCCGCACCTGCTTCCGCCAGAATGGAAGGAGCAGGATATTGTGTATGCGCCACGCAGCGGGTACCTTCAGAGTGTTGACACCGATGCACTGGTGCATCTGGCGGTAAGCCACGGCGTGACCGTCTGCCTTCTGGTTAGGGCGGGCGACTTCATCATGAAAGACGTTCCGGTCGCCTGGGTGACCCCGCAGGCGTGTAAGGGCATTCCGCGCACATTGACCATCGGGAAGACTCGCACGACCAACCAGGATATCGAGTATGCCGCCCGGAAACTCGTGGAGGTGGCTTCCCGGGCCCTGTCGCCAGCGATGAATGATCCGTATACAGCCATGACCGTCCTGGATCACCTGGGTGACGCCCTGGTGTCCCTTCAGAACCGTGGCCTGATTAATGGACAGTTCGAGAGAGAAGGCCAGGTACGGTTGATCATGCCGCAGCCTGAATTCTCCGGGCTGGTGGAAACCATGTTCAACATGATCCGGCAGTACGGCAGGACCCATCCGTCCGTCATGATCCGCATGCTCGAGGTTCTTACACGCTCAGCGGCAGCGCTCGTGGATCCGGACCGGCGGAGCGTATTGCAGACCCATGCCGACCTCGTCTACAAAGAAGCTCTTGAACACACTGAAGCTCAGCATGACCGTGACGCCCTGGAGCGGCGATACCAGCGTTTCGTCAGTGTTTGCAACGACGCGCGAAGATTACTGGACCCGGGTCGGCCACTCCCTGTTCAGATTCACGAGTGA
- a CDS encoding alpha-hydroxy acid oxidase produces MTALDLPQLLNLTDMETAAQQIMPPDALNYYASGANDEHTLRANRASFSRVKLRPRVLVDVSHIDLSTEVLGLPLSFPVGIAPCAMHGLVHPEAEVATATAAAAAGSLATLSTMSHKPIEDVAQAAAGRMWFQLYLYRDREVSRDLVQRAEAAGARALVLTVDTPFLGRREVMLRSPLHLPEGMSLPNVGRRQPGTEHLDDLNYLNTLFDPSMNWRDLEWLRSVTRLPIVLKGIHTAEDAALTVESGGHVWVSNHGGRQLDTAVTPLEVLPEIVQAVQGRAEIYLDGGITRGTDVLKAVALGARAVFLGRAPLYGLALAGEAGVRHTLELLREELQLAMALCGKVRLAELGPDLLRPST; encoded by the coding sequence ATGACTGCCCTGGACCTGCCCCAGCTGCTCAACCTGACCGACATGGAAACTGCCGCGCAGCAGATCATGCCGCCCGACGCTTTGAACTATTACGCCAGCGGCGCCAACGACGAACATACCCTGCGCGCCAACCGTGCCAGCTTTTCCCGCGTAAAGCTGCGCCCGCGTGTTCTGGTGGACGTTTCCCACATAGACCTGAGCACCGAGGTCCTTGGCCTGCCGCTGAGCTTTCCGGTTGGGATTGCCCCGTGCGCCATGCACGGCCTGGTGCATCCGGAAGCCGAGGTCGCCACGGCCACTGCTGCCGCCGCTGCCGGCAGCCTTGCCACCCTCAGCACCATGAGTCATAAACCCATCGAGGATGTGGCCCAGGCAGCGGCAGGCCGCATGTGGTTCCAGCTGTACCTTTACCGTGACCGCGAGGTCAGCCGTGACCTGGTGCAGCGCGCCGAAGCCGCTGGAGCCCGCGCCCTGGTGCTGACGGTAGACACCCCATTTCTCGGCCGGCGTGAGGTAATGCTGCGCTCACCGCTGCACCTGCCTGAAGGCATGAGCCTGCCCAACGTGGGGAGGCGACAACCCGGCACCGAGCACCTTGATGACCTGAATTACCTCAACACCCTGTTTGATCCCAGCATGAACTGGCGGGATCTGGAGTGGTTGCGCTCGGTGACGCGGCTCCCGATCGTACTTAAAGGTATTCACACCGCCGAGGACGCGGCCCTGACCGTGGAGTCCGGCGGGCATGTCTGGGTCAGCAATCACGGTGGCCGGCAGCTCGACACCGCCGTCACCCCGCTGGAAGTCCTGCCCGAGATCGTGCAGGCGGTCCAGGGCAGGGCTGAGATCTACCTGGACGGCGGCATTACCCGTGGAACCGATGTGCTGAAGGCCGTGGCTCTGGGTGCCCGCGCGGTATTCCTGGGCCGCGCGCCACTCTACGGGCTGGCCCTGGCGGGCGAAGCCGGAGTGCGGCATACCCTGGAACTGCTGCGCGAGGAACTGCAGCTGGCCATGGCCCTGTGCGGCAAGGTGCGGCTGGCTGAGCTTGGACCAGACTTGCTGCGTCCGTCCACGTAA
- a CDS encoding TlpA family protein disulfide reductase has translation MDKLVASSGPRPGEIIHPPAALNLKRRTLLYFKAEACIGCDQMDRYIARLAATGGVDLRVIDARRGDLPEHAYGDQLLLDSRGELWKQYRVRAFPTLVLTSAAGDVESTLVGNPENEAQVRSQLGLS, from the coding sequence ATGGATAAGCTTGTTGCCTCAAGTGGCCCACGACCAGGCGAAATCATTCACCCTCCCGCCGCACTGAATCTGAAGCGACGTACGCTGCTCTATTTCAAAGCCGAAGCATGTATCGGGTGTGATCAGATGGACCGTTATATTGCGCGGCTTGCAGCCACGGGTGGGGTTGACCTGCGGGTTATTGACGCCCGCCGGGGAGACCTCCCCGAGCATGCCTATGGCGATCAGTTGTTGCTGGACAGTCGGGGAGAACTGTGGAAACAGTACCGCGTCCGCGCGTTTCCCACGCTGGTGCTGACCAGTGCAGCGGGAGACGTGGAGTCCACGCTGGTGGGAAACCCAGAAAATGAGGCTCAGGTCAGGAGCCAGCTGGGCCTGAGCTGA